The Quercus robur chromosome 7, dhQueRobu3.1, whole genome shotgun sequence genome has a segment encoding these proteins:
- the LOC126693379 gene encoding F-box protein At2g26160-like isoform X1, whose translation MMKSVGDLPSLDVSNSNSSSPRRPRSETNQAPAPSWDELLADMICEIAKLLPNFVDINSLLTVCKQWNSVSPEITRPAFPLPFPLLMLSKTLNTNWRSFFNLCDSKRYRLELSTFGGKRCWGSPYGWIVLLDPNSNAHLEHLGKGRQIILPSLNTIRTLAATEEWFRLIHKFIVFKQPSHESSFLVIAIFGPQNSLALVRVGEGAALNGRGQDEWVLVANPDEFKFKDVACFNDQIYGLFDNGTLVRVELDAEVQVVSPQPEDVWEPQKLYLVELSGNLFGVFRYGYYYPLKRRYEIASFSVYKFNFDAPSWVEVRNGRGLEDHAVFVGDGNSWCCPTITISSSSKRIYFTDDNWDWQMCPGGEYGGCDVGVFDMKTREIQPLPFGEDNPSSYSRPIWVTTTM comes from the exons ATGATGAAATCGGTCGGTGATTTGCCTTCACTTGATGTCTCTAACTCAAACTCAAGCTCACCGAGACGACCCAGATCTG AAACCAATCAAGCTCCAGCTCCTAGTTGGGATGAACTCCTAGCAGATATGATCTGTGAAATTGCAAAGCTACTACCTAATTTTGTGGATATTAATTCGTTGCTAACTGTTTGCAAACAATGGAATTCTGTCAGTCCAGAAATTACAAGGCCTGCATTCCCATTGCCATTCCCATTGCTTATGCTTTCCAAGACATTAAACACCAATTGGCGAAGTTTCTTTAATCTCTGCGACAGCAAACGCTATAGATTAGAACTATCTACATTCGGAGGAAAACGATGTTGGGGATCTCCATATGGTTGGATTGTATTACTGGATCCTAATTCTAATGCTCACCTTGAACACCTTGGCAAAGGAAGACAGATCATTCTTCCATCACTAAACACAATTCGAACACTGGCTGCTACAGAAGAGTGGTTTCGCCTTATacacaaattcattgtttttaaGCAACCTTCCCATGAGTCATCTTTCCTTGTCATAGCAATTTTCGGCCCTCAGAATAGCTTGGCTCTTGTGAGAGTGGGAGAAGGAGCAGCTTTGAATGGAAGAGGACAAGATGAGTGGGTTCTTGTTGCCAATCCAGATGAATTCAAATTCAAGGATGTTGCATGTTTTAATGATCAAATATATGGACTTTTTGACAATGGCACACTCGTGCGCGTTGAACTAGATGCTGAGGTACAAGTTGTTTCTCCTCAACCAGAAGATGTATGGGAACCCCAGAAACTATATTTGGTGGAGTTATCTGGAAatctttttggggtttttcgTTATGGATATTATTATCCTTTGAAGAGGAGGTACGAGATCGCGTCTTTTTCGGTCTACAAGTTCAACTTCGATGCACCATCTTGGGTAGAAGTGAGAAATGGGAGAGGCTTGGAAGATCATGCTGTCTTTGTTGGTGATGGCAACTCCTGGTGCTGTCCTACAATCACCATATCTAGCAGTAGTAAAAGAATCTACTTCACAGACGACAATTGGGATTGGCAAATGTGCCCAGGAGGTGAATATGGAGGATGTGATGTCGGAGTGTTTGACATGAAAACTAGAGAAATTCAACCCCTTCCATTCGGTGAGGACAACCCTTCTTCCTATTCTCGACCAATTTGGGTTACAACTACTATGTGA
- the LOC126693381 gene encoding pentatricopeptide repeat-containing protein At1g80270, mitochondrial-like, protein MWALRRASIPLRSRGFSIRTSRACCAKLEIPSSCIEDDKAGVLESPQEAYDRLLYLKRFYHTEHASSKFSVGRCSFSSQAGAKSSGEEDDLEDGFSELETTSGVQENQDSNVADESDDELISGPELSDVDVEEPSQNELELSDIETDPIEKKSSRRAQSELFKAIMAAPGLSIHTALDKWLEEGHDLSRAEISLAMINLRKRRMYGRALQLSEWLEAKKQLDFVERDYASRLDLISKVRGLQRAESYIEKIPKSFRGEVIYRTLLANCVADNNVKKAEVVFNKMKDLEFPMTSFSCNQLLLLYKRLDKKKIADVLLLMEKESVKPTLFTYKILIDTKGQSNDIAGMDQIVETMKAEGIEPDINTLAVLARHYASGGLTEKAEAILKEMEGDNLKDRFTCRLLLPLYAQLGKADDVRRVWKICESNPWLEDCMAAIEAWGKLKKIEEAEAVFDTMSKMGKKLSSRHYSVLLNVYASQKMLTKGKDLIKRMGESGCRIGPMTWDALVKLYVEAGEVEKADSILHKATQQNQMRPMFNSFMAIMEQYAKRGDIHNSEKMFHRMRQSGYVARLRQFQTLTQAYINAKAPAYGIRERMKADNIFPNKTLASQLAQVDAFRRTAMSDLLD, encoded by the exons ATGTGGGCTCTTCGTCGGGCTTCTATTCCTCTCAG gAGCCGAGGATTCAGTATAAGAACTTCTCGCGCATGCTGTGCTAAATTAGAAATACCAAGTTCCTGCATAGAGGATGACAAGGCTGGTGTCCTTGAGTCTCCTCAAGAGGCATACGATAGATTGCTGTATTTGAAGAGGTTTTACCATACAGAGCATGCTTCTTCAAAATTCTCTGTGGGTAGATGTAGTTTTTCTTCACAAGCTGGTGCAAAAAGCAGTGGTGaagaagatgatttggaagATGGTTTTTCTGAACTTGAGACAACTTCTGGTGTTCAGGAAAATCAAGACAGTAATGTAGCAGATGAAAGTGATGACGAATTAATTTCTGGACCAGAACTCTCTGATGTGGATGTTGAAGAGCCTTCTCAAAATGAGCTAGAGTTATCAGACATTGAGACTGACCCTATTGAGAAAAAATCATCTAGAAGGGCTCAATCAGAACTGTTCAAAGCCATCATGGCTGCTCCAGGTTTGTCTATACATACCGCTCTTGATAAGTGGCTTGAAGAAGGACATGATTTGAGCCGGGCAGAAATCTCATTGGCCATGATTAACCTTCGTAAACGTCGGATGTATGGGCGGGCATTGCAG CTCTCAGAGTGGCTGGAGGCAAAAAAGCAGCTTGACTTTGTTGAGAGAGATTATGCTTCTCGCCTTGATTTGATTTCTAAGGTACGGGGTCTCCAGAGGGCAGAGAGCTACATTGAGAAGATTCCAAAATCTTTTAGAGGGGAAGTAATCTACCGAACCTTGCTGGCAAACTGTGTTGCTGACAACAACGTTAAGAAAGCAGAGGTTGTGTTCAACAAAATGAAGGACCTTGAATTTCCAATGACATCATTTTCTTGCAACCAGTTGCTCCTACTTTACAAGAGACTTGACAAGAAGAAAATAGctgatgtattattattaatggagAAAGAAAGTGTCAAGCCCACTCTGTTCACATATAAGATCTTAATAGACACCAAAGGCCAATCGAATGACATAGCTGGTATGGACCAAATTGTTGAAACAATGAAGGCTGAAGGCATTGAACCAGACATCAATACACTAGCCGTCTTAGCTAGGCATTATGCCTCAGGTGGGCTTACAGAAAAAGCTGAAGCAATTTTGAAGGAGATGGAAGGGGATAACTTAAAAGATCGTTTTACTTGCCGACTGTTGCTTCCTCTTTATGCACAGCTGGGAAAGGCTGATGATGTGAGGAGAGTTTGGAAGATCTGTGAGTCGAATCCCTGGCTTGAGGACTGCATGGCTGCTATTGAAGCTTGGGGAAAATTGAAGAAGATTGAAGAAGCAGAGGCAGTTTTTGATACAATGTCAAAAATGGGGAAGAAGCTTTCTTCTAGGCATTATTCTGTGCTTCTGAATGTGTATGCAAGCCAAAAGATGCTGACCAAGGGCAAGGATCTTATTAAGCGTATGGGGGAGAGTGGGTGCAGGATTGGCCCAATGACTTGGGATGCACTTGTAAAGCTCTATGTGGAAGCAGGGGAGGTGGAAAAGGCTGATTCCATCTTGCACAAGGCAACTCAGCAGAACCAGATGAGGCCAATGTTCAATTCTTTCATGGCTATAATGGAACAGTATGCAAAGAGGGGTGATATTCATAATTCAGAAAAAATGTTTCATAGGATGAGACAGTCTGGATATGTGGCTAGACTCCGGCAGTTCCAGACTCTAACCCAGGCCTATATAAATGCAAAGGCGCCAGCTTATGGGATTAGGGAGAGGATGAAGGCAGATAATATATTCCCAAACAAAACTTTGGCATCCCAGTTAGCTCAGGTCGATGCATTTAGGAGGACAGCCATGTCAGATTTACTTGATTGA
- the LOC126693379 gene encoding uncharacterized protein LOC126693379 isoform X2, with product MICEIAKLLPNFVDINSLLTVCKQWNSVSPEITRPAFPLPFPLLMLSKTLNTNWRSFFNLCDSKRYRLELSTFGGKRCWGSPYGWIVLLDPNSNAHLEHLGKGRQIILPSLNTIRTLAATEEWFRLIHKFIVFKQPSHESSFLVIAIFGPQNSLALVRVGEGAALNGRGQDEWVLVANPDEFKFKDVACFNDQIYGLFDNGTLVRVELDAEVQVVSPQPEDVWEPQKLYLVELSGNLFGVFRYGYYYPLKRRYEIASFSVYKFNFDAPSWVEVRNGRGLEDHAVFVGDGNSWCCPTITISSSSKRIYFTDDNWDWQMCPGGEYGGCDVGVFDMKTREIQPLPFGEDNPSSYSRPIWVTTTM from the coding sequence ATGATCTGTGAAATTGCAAAGCTACTACCTAATTTTGTGGATATTAATTCGTTGCTAACTGTTTGCAAACAATGGAATTCTGTCAGTCCAGAAATTACAAGGCCTGCATTCCCATTGCCATTCCCATTGCTTATGCTTTCCAAGACATTAAACACCAATTGGCGAAGTTTCTTTAATCTCTGCGACAGCAAACGCTATAGATTAGAACTATCTACATTCGGAGGAAAACGATGTTGGGGATCTCCATATGGTTGGATTGTATTACTGGATCCTAATTCTAATGCTCACCTTGAACACCTTGGCAAAGGAAGACAGATCATTCTTCCATCACTAAACACAATTCGAACACTGGCTGCTACAGAAGAGTGGTTTCGCCTTATacacaaattcattgtttttaaGCAACCTTCCCATGAGTCATCTTTCCTTGTCATAGCAATTTTCGGCCCTCAGAATAGCTTGGCTCTTGTGAGAGTGGGAGAAGGAGCAGCTTTGAATGGAAGAGGACAAGATGAGTGGGTTCTTGTTGCCAATCCAGATGAATTCAAATTCAAGGATGTTGCATGTTTTAATGATCAAATATATGGACTTTTTGACAATGGCACACTCGTGCGCGTTGAACTAGATGCTGAGGTACAAGTTGTTTCTCCTCAACCAGAAGATGTATGGGAACCCCAGAAACTATATTTGGTGGAGTTATCTGGAAatctttttggggtttttcgTTATGGATATTATTATCCTTTGAAGAGGAGGTACGAGATCGCGTCTTTTTCGGTCTACAAGTTCAACTTCGATGCACCATCTTGGGTAGAAGTGAGAAATGGGAGAGGCTTGGAAGATCATGCTGTCTTTGTTGGTGATGGCAACTCCTGGTGCTGTCCTACAATCACCATATCTAGCAGTAGTAAAAGAATCTACTTCACAGACGACAATTGGGATTGGCAAATGTGCCCAGGAGGTGAATATGGAGGATGTGATGTCGGAGTGTTTGACATGAAAACTAGAGAAATTCAACCCCTTCCATTCGGTGAGGACAACCCTTCTTCCTATTCTCGACCAATTTGGGTTACAACTACTATGTGA